One part of the Arabidopsis thaliana chromosome 1 sequence genome encodes these proteins:
- the ARA-2 gene encoding Ras-related small GTP-binding family protein (ARA-2; FUNCTIONS IN: GTP binding; INVOLVED IN: protein transport, small GTPase mediated signal transduction; LOCATED IN: plasma membrane; EXPRESSED IN: 22 plant structures; EXPRESSED DURING: 13 growth stages; CONTAINS InterPro DOMAIN/s: Ras GTPase (InterPro:IPR001806), Small GTP-binding protein (InterPro:IPR005225), Small GTPase (InterPro:IPR020851), Ras (InterPro:IPR013753), Ras small GTPase, Rab type (InterPro:IPR003579), Rab11-related (InterPro:IPR015595); BEST Arabidopsis thaliana protein match is: RAB GTPase homolog A1C (TAIR:AT5G45750.1); Has 26542 Blast hits to 26487 proteins in 734 species: Archae - 28; Bacteria - 140; Metazoa - 13950; Fungi - 3642; Plants - 2996; Viruses - 20; Other Eukaryotes - 5766 (source: NCBI BLink).) — MAGYRADEEYDYLFKLVLIGDSGVGKSNLLSRFTKNEFNLESKSTIGVEFATKTTKVEGKVVKAQIWDTAGQERYRAITSAYYRGAVGALLIYDVTRHATFENAARWLRELRGHTDPNIVVMLIGNKCDLRHLVAVKTEEAKAFAERESLYFMETSALDATNVENAFTEVLTQIHKIVSKRSVDGGGESADLPGKGETINVKEDGSVLKRMGCCSN; from the exons ATGGCTGGTTACAGAGCCGATGAAGAGTACGATTACCTCTTCAAGCTCGTGTTGATCGGCGACTCTGGTGTCGGCAAATCGAATCTGCTCTCTCGGTTCACCAAGAACGAGTTCAATCTCGAATCCAAGTCTACTATTGGTGTTGAGTTCGCTACCAAAACCACTAAAGTCGAAGGCAAAGTCGTCAAAGCTCAGATTTGGGATACTGCTGGTCAAGAGAG ATACCGAGCAATCACAAGCGCTTATTACAGAGGAGCTGTTGGTGCTTTGCTTATTTACGACGTGACAAGGCACGCAACATTTGAGAATGCAGCAAGATGGCTAAGGGAACTAAGAGGACACACAGACCCAAACATAGTGGTGATGCTTATAGGGAACAAGTGCGATCTGCGTCACTTGGTGGCAGTCAAAACAGAAGAGGCTAAAGCCTTTGCTGAGAGAGAATCCCTCTATTTCATGGAGACTTCAGCTCTAGACGCAACCAATGTTGAAAACGCATTCACGGAAGTGCTCACTCAGATCCACAAGATAGTGAGCAAAAGAAGTGTTGATGGAGGAGGAGAGTCGGCTGATTTACCGGGAAAAGGAGAGACGATAAACGTTAAAGAAGACGGATCGGTTCTTAAGAGAATGGGTTGCTGCTCTAACTAG